One window of Amaranthus tricolor cultivar Red isolate AtriRed21 chromosome 13, ASM2621246v1, whole genome shotgun sequence genomic DNA carries:
- the LOC130798032 gene encoding proteasome subunit alpha type-1-B-like gives MFRNQYDTDVTTWSPAGRLFQVEYAMEAVKQGSAAIGLRSKTHVVLACVNKAQSELSSHQRKIFKVDDHIGVAIAGLTADGRVLSRYMRSECINYSFTYESSLPVGRLVVQLADKAQVCTQRSWKRPYGVGLLVGGLDESGAHLYYNCPSGNYFEYQAFAIGSRSQAAKTYLERKFDTFNDASPQELIKHALFAIKETLQGEKFTSSICTVAVVGVGEPFHVLDQQTVQDLISSFEIVEEEPPAAEDVDAAPEEEHGAAPAADQGAPDQGAAPMEE, from the exons ATGTTCAGAAATCAGTACGATACAGATGTAACAACATGGAGTCCTGCAGGACGACTCTTCCAAGTAGAGTACGCCATGGAAGCAGTGAAGCAAGGTTCTGCTGCTATTGGTCTTCGATCCAAAACTCATGTTGTTTTGGCTTGTGTTAACAAAGCTCAATCTGAACTTTCGTCTCATCAGCGCAAGATCTTTAAAGTTGATGATCATATTGGTGTAGCCATTGCTGGTCTTACTGCTGATGGCCGTGTTCTTTCCAGATATATGAGATCTGAATGTATTAATTATAGTTTCACTTATGAATCTTCGCTTCCTGTTGGTCGACTTGTTGTTCAACTCGCTGATAAAGCCCAG GTCTGCACTCAACGTTCTTGGAAGCGACCTTATGGTGTTGGTCTGTTGGTCGGTGGTTTGGACGAGTCTGGAGCTCATCTATACTATAACTGTCCAAGCGGAAATTACTTTGAGTACCAGGCGTTTGCTATTGGGTCACGCTCACAGGCTGCAAAAACTTACTTGGAACGGAAATTTGATACATTTAATGATGCATCACCACAAGAGTTGATCAAGCATGCACTCTTTGCTATAAAGGAAACCTTGCAGGGAGAGAAGTTCACGAGCTCCATTTGCACAGTCGCTGTGGTGGGAGTTGGGGAACCATTCCATGTATTGGATCAACAGACAGTCCAGGATCTGATCAGCTCATTTGAGATAGTTGAGGAAGAGCCCCCTGCTGCCGAGGATGTAGATGCTGCTCCGGAGGAGGAACATGGGGCTGCTCCAGCTGCCGACCAGGGTGCCCCTGATCAGGGTGCTGCTCCTATGGAAGAATGA